One Ignavibacterium sp. DNA segment encodes these proteins:
- a CDS encoding glycosyltransferase family 9 protein → MTLKEKIDSSKLLNWIVVYFCDFLFSLIRIVSRRKTEITGKVLLISLHKLGDTVFTIPAIKALLREKNISITIVCFSHSEIIYKKQLDFVEYIIVDYDEFIFGGRIASKRLRKKIKNLQVDSIVDMKGSVISASMIFNHRCSLIYGINEIYYRKIYSTFIPIRNSPHQIDLYFDAAKAFNPELNTSFNGFQPKRILQDEIYIIPLAGWSAKEWGLNNFISLYKMLIEKYKVSFVFPQNAISDDIISELRYQNIKVINSEDIEHFFQLLETCKLLISNDSGPIQMAAMIGIPTFTIYGPTNPIFHMPLGKNNHFIRKELDCSPYTTKVCYADAGESCGHRSCMNQLNIYDVFNQIELLIKDIDSDK, encoded by the coding sequence ATGACATTAAAAGAAAAGATTGATAGTTCTAAACTTTTAAATTGGATTGTTGTTTACTTTTGTGATTTCCTTTTCTCATTGATTCGAATAGTTAGCAGAAGAAAAACTGAAATTACAGGGAAAGTTCTTTTGATTTCACTACATAAATTGGGTGATACAGTATTCACGATTCCGGCTATTAAGGCGCTGTTAAGAGAAAAAAATATTTCTATAACTATTGTGTGCTTTTCTCATTCAGAAATTATTTATAAGAAACAGTTAGACTTTGTGGAATATATTATTGTTGATTATGATGAGTTTATCTTTGGTGGGCGGATTGCTTCGAAGAGATTAAGAAAAAAAATAAAAAATCTTCAGGTTGACTCAATTGTTGATATGAAAGGAAGTGTTATCTCCGCCAGCATGATTTTTAATCATCGTTGCAGCCTAATTTACGGCATAAATGAGATTTACTATAGAAAAATATATAGTACTTTTATTCCGATAAGAAACAGCCCGCATCAAATCGATCTTTATTTTGATGCTGCTAAAGCTTTTAATCCTGAACTCAATACAAGTTTTAACGGATTTCAACCGAAAAGAATATTACAGGATGAAATTTATATCATTCCCCTGGCTGGTTGGTCTGCAAAAGAATGGGGACTTAATAATTTCATTTCTTTATATAAAATGCTTATAGAAAAATATAAAGTCAGTTTTGTATTTCCGCAAAATGCTATATCTGATGACATCATCTCTGAATTGAGGTATCAAAATATTAAAGTGATTAACAGTGAAGATATTGAACATTTTTTTCAGCTTCTGGAAACCTGTAAATTACTCATTTCGAATGATTCAGGACCGATACAGATGGCTGCAATGATAGGAATACCTACATTTACTATTTATGGTCCTACCAATCCAATCTTTCACATGCCATTAGGGAAAAATAACCATTTTATTAGGAAAGAATTGGACTGCTCACCCTATACAACAAAAGTTTGTTATGCTGATGCAGGGGAATCTTGTGGTCATAGGTCTTGTATGA